From a region of the Streptacidiphilus albus JL83 genome:
- a CDS encoding DUF4352 domain-containing protein: MFTARRSTFALFTGALVLGSATACSLPSTPTVTSVKSTSAGGSGSSTGKSTGGKAKAKAAQVGDTISLKGMEGESADVTVVKLVADPQGADQYTTPDSGKRFYAVQFRIKDTGSAGYSDSPSNGAAVVDSQGQVYQADGVDDTTAGSSFPAALNIADGDSALGFITFQVPTGAKIVKIQFGLDSGMADQTGQWNVN; encoded by the coding sequence ATGTTCACAGCCCGTCGGAGCACCTTCGCCCTGTTCACAGGTGCGCTGGTACTCGGCAGCGCCACCGCCTGCTCGCTCCCCAGCACGCCCACGGTGACCTCGGTCAAGTCCACGTCCGCCGGCGGATCGGGTTCGAGCACCGGCAAGAGCACGGGGGGCAAGGCCAAGGCGAAGGCCGCACAGGTCGGCGACACCATCTCGCTCAAGGGCATGGAGGGCGAGTCGGCCGACGTCACGGTGGTCAAGCTGGTCGCCGACCCGCAGGGGGCGGACCAGTACACCACCCCGGACAGCGGCAAGCGCTTCTACGCCGTGCAGTTCCGGATCAAGGACACCGGCAGCGCCGGCTACAGCGACTCGCCCTCCAACGGCGCGGCGGTCGTCGACAGCCAGGGGCAGGTGTACCAGGCCGACGGCGTCGACGACACCACGGCCGGCAGCAGCTTCCCGGCCGCGCTGAACATCGCCGACGGCGACAGCGCGCTCGGCTTCATCACCTTCCAGGTGCCGACCGGTGCCAAAATCGTCAAGATCCAGTTCGGCCTGGACAGCGGCATGGCGGACCAGACCGGCCAGTGGAACGTGAACTGA